The genomic region AACTATCAGGGCTAGTCATGCTACCGCTACCTGGAGTGGTGCTGCTACCTGGAGTCATCGTGTCGCTACCAGAGTTAGAAGGAGTCGTAGTGCCATTGGAATCAGAACCAGTACCAGGATAAGTGGTAGTACCTGGAGTGGTGCTGCTGCCTGGAGTCGTGCTACTGCCTGGAGTCGTGCTGCCTGGAGTCGTGCTGCTGCCTGGAGTCGTGCTGCCAGGATAAGTGGTAGTACTTGGAGTGGTGCTGCTGCCTGGAGTCGTGCTGCTGCCTGGAGTCGTGCTGCCAGGGTAAGTGGTAGTACCTGGAGTGGTGCTGCTGCCTGGAGTCGTGCTGCTGCCTGGAGTCGTGCTACTGCCTGGAGTCGTGCTGCTGCCTGGTGACATCTCTGTACCAGTAGAAGAACCGCTGCCACTACTAGGGCTAGAAGTAGACTGAGCTAAAAACTGTCTGGTATTTCCATCGGAGGAATTAGGTAGAGCAAACGCTGGTAAACCGAGTAAAGCGCTAGCACCAGCAATTCCAAGTAAGCTAAAAAGTTTTGTATTCAAGCTTTTCTTAGTTATATTTCCGCTCATTTTAATTTCCTCACTTGTTGTGGTGTTACAGTCAATAACTTTGTAACTGTCTTGGCAATACTAACAAAGATATTTCAGGGCTGACGACGATAATTATGATTTCAAATCAGCCAATTTGCTTAAATAATTGAGTCAGAAAATCATCGAAAAACGTTGCTGTGTTTGATTTAGTTCCCAATTGTTTTAAAAATCGCTTTAAAGTTATGTAGTAGTTTTATTCAGCTGTGCTATCGATCGCCACTTGCCTTGACCAAACCATTACTAGGATGGAGATTGAGAGAAGTACTATGCTGTTACACAACAAAAAAAAGACCGCATCATTGAGTGCGATCGCAGGTTATGAGAATACTTAATTAGACCATTTTTTCAGGAACTTATCGTCACTTAACCTAGTCGAACTATTGTTTAGCAAATTATTGTTTGAATCGATGGCAGCAACACAATAGAAGTGGTAATTATTAGAGAGGGGAAATTATAGAGATTTACCGATGTTACTAACCACAATCCACGCACTCAAGGAATGGGCGGTTGCTGTTAACGCGATCGAACGGGGCGAAACGATCTTACTATTGCGTAAAGGTGGTATCCGTGAAAGTGGCGGACAATTTCAAGTCGATCGCGACGAGGTTCTGCTTTACCCCACTTACGAACACCAACAGCCCGAATTACTCAAGCCTGAGTATGCTGCGCAAGTGACTCCGGTAGCATCTGGTTGGCATCCTGAGACAATTCGGATAGGCAGTTGGGCAAAGATTACTGATATTGTACCAGTGTTAGACGAGACAATTGTGAATGCTTTGCTACCGTTCCATGTTTGGAACGAAAAATTTATTCGCGATCGCCTCAAATGGAAACCCCGTCAACCCGTGTATGTCTTACTTTTGCGGGCTTATAAGTTACCACGATCGCGTCAAATTTCCTATTGTGCTGAATATGGCGGTTGCAGATCGTGGATCGATTTAAATGAAGTGATCGATCTTGAGGCTGCTACACCAGTTTTAGATGATGTCACCTACGAGCAAAAAGTTTCAGAAATTCGGAATGCGATCGACTATTTACCGCGACCAAATCCAGTTCCTCGCGAAGCTTTTGACCACAGCAACAATTCCCCTGTTTGACTCCCTGCTACTAATTTTTGCCCTTGGGGATGCCAAGCCAGACAAGATAACCCATCAGTTGCATCGTCAATTAACTGCGCGACACGTTTGGCTTTTTGCCACAAACACAGCCAACCATCAGCCGCTGCCGAAGCGAGAAGCAGACTACCAGGTTGAAAGGCGATCGCCTGTACGACATCTGTATGTCGCTGCAACAATCTACTATCCCAGCCTAAATTTTCATCCTCCAGTTTTTCCCATACAACAATTCCTTCAACGCTGGCAGAAGCTAGTAATGGTGCGTCTTGCTGTGTTCTAATATTTGACCAAGCTAGGTGACGAATCTTACCAGGAAAGCCCCGCATCACCCAAGGATGGGGATTGCCCCATTCTAAAACTGTAATCGTCCGATCCATGTTACCAGAGGCGATGTACTTGCCATCAATTGACCAAGCGATCGCCAGACTTGCCGATGGTATATCTATAACGTACGGATCGTCATCCCAATCTGTTGCATCCCAAACCTTTGCCCCCTGATATCCCGCGATCGCCAAATACTGTCCATCTGGATGCCAGTCTATTCCTAATACAGAAGAATTCTCAAAATTGAGAGTAACAACAATCTCCTCTGTATTTGCATCCCACACTTGGACGTAGCGCCCCAAACTAAAAGCTAGTTGGTTACTTCTGGGATTCCAAGCCAACTTATCCACCCAAGCAGGAGCATTTTCCAAAGTGATAATTAATTGGCGATCGCGCCAGCGCCAAATCTTTACTCGTCCATCCTGTCCTCCTGTAGCTAAAAATTGCCCGTCGTGGGAGAAAGTAAGGCAATCAACTGATGTACCGTTATTGGCTTGTAGAGCAAAGAGTGTTTCCCCATCCCACAGCGTCACCCCTCCCGCCGCGTCGCTAGCAACGATTTGACCGTCACTCGACCAAGCGATCGCGGTGACGTAATCCTCCAGAGTTGTACGTGTCTGGAGTTCGAGTAATTGGCTGCTAGTTGTGGGGAATTTCATAATTTAGGGGAATGGTAATTGGTAATTGGTAATTGGTAATTGGTAATGAGTAATTATTCTCCCTTGTCTCCCTGCTCCCTTAAATCAAACAAGCCCGAAAATCTTCTTTCAGCTTGTCTGCATCTAAATTGCGATCGATGAATACTAATTCATTTTTTCTTTCGTCGTCAGATTTCCAGGGGCGATCGCGTGTACCGTCAAATAGCATGTGTACTCCCTGAAATACGTAGCGGTGGTCGTCTCCAGCAATATTTAAAATACCTTTCATGCGAAAGATATCGGGTCCCTGCGTTTGCAACAAGTAAGACAGCCAATCGTTCAACTTTTGCATATCGAGAGTCCCTGGTTCGACAATGGCAATGGAACCTACAGTTTCATCGTGTTCGTGGGCATCTTCTCCTAAAAAGTTTGGATCGATCTCTAGGGCGCGTTTGAGATCGAAGGCTTGCACGCCTAAGAGTGCATCCATACCCAATTCAGAGTTACGGGTGTGGTAGATTTTGGCGATCGCATTCATGCCACGAATTCGCCGTTCTAATTCTGCTAACTCTGCTTCTGAGACTAAATCGATCTTATTGAGCAATATCACGTCGGCAAAAGCAATCTGTTCTTGGGCTTCATCTGCTTCCCAGTGCTGCCAAATGTGCTTGGCATCTACCACTGTTACGACGGCATCTAAGAGCTGATTTATAAAGTAAAAATCAAGCAGCTAGTCGTCTCAGCATCAGCCGTACCATAGCAGCGTAGACCATAGATTCACTTATTTCCGGTAGGAGTTCATAATCCTTACTTAGTCGTCGATAGCGTCCTAGCCAGCCAAAAGTTCGTTCAACTACCCATCTTCTGGGCAAAACTTCAAACCCATCTGTAATCCGCTTAACTATTTCTACTTCTGCACCGCAGACTACCATTACAGCTTGTGCAAAATTCTCTCCACTGTAGCCACTATCTGCCCAAATTAGCTCTAAAGACTTAGAGTTATAGCACTCTTCTAGCAATGCCACTATTGCTCTAATCGTTCTGAAGCATTAGCTTCGGTGATTACTACACCCATTAGTAGTCCTTGAGGATCTACTACGACATGGCGTTTGCGACCTTTAACTAGCTTGCCGCCATCAAAGCCGGATACTTCCCCTTTTTCCGTCGTTTTTACGGACTGGCTATCCACAATTGCAGCAGTAGCTTGATGAGATTTGCCCAGCTTCATCCGTACTTGTTCACGTAAGGCAAGATTTATCTGCTGCCAAATTCCTCATTTTTGCCAACGCCGAAAGTAATAATAAACCGTTGAATAGGGTGGGAAGTCATGTGGTAGCATCTCCCAAGCACAGCCAGTTTTCAGCAAATAAAAGATGGCATTTACTACCTCACGCATATCCACAGTACGTGGATGTCCTCCTGGTCTTACAGGTGGAATTAATGGTTCAATGATTTGCCATTCTCGATCGGTTAAATCACTTTTGTAAGCTTTTCTACTCATGAGGCAATGCTTTGGGCTACTGTCTTGTCATAGTAAAAGCCTCTTGCCTCCATTCTCGCTGCTTTCAACTTTTCTTTATAAATGACCTCTAAAGATAGCTGAGTTTGCATATCTTCATCGACAAAGAATGTCTGAATCACGGGCGCAGGATCGGCTAACCCGGTGGTTTCAATTACCAAATGGTCAAATTTATCGCGCCGCCGCATTAAATTACCAATAATCCGAATTAAGTCACCGCGCACGGTACAGCAGATGCAACCATTATTCATCTCAAAGATTTCTTCATCTGCATCAATCACCAATTGGTTATCGATTCCTACTTCCCCAAACTCATTGACAATTACAGCTACTTTCTTACCGTGTTCGTAGGTCAGAATGCGATTGAGTAGGGTTGTCTTACCCGATCCGAGATAGCCCGTCAGTACGGTAACGGGGACTACATTATTCGCTGCTGTAGTTACCATAGCTCAATTTGTTTACCTTACATAATTTAGAATGATAACCATTCTTATACAATTTTACAGCCTGACGCGCACTACAATTTGCGCCGTAATTACTGGAGCGAGTAGCAGCCTGCGCTACAGCGACTTAAAATTAAATTTGGGCAGGCGAGCTACATCTCTCTAACAGATAGAGACAGGGAGACAATTTCATCGTAGGGTGGGCATTGCCCATGATTAACTCAAATTACTATAGAACTCAGGGCGATAATTGTTTTCCAAAACAATCTAACAAAGATAAAATTAAGAAAGCATTCAATAGGGAAATTAAACAACAAATATAATTTCACTTCAAGTCGTTCAAACAATTAATTAAACCAGTCATAAAGTGATACATTGTTTAATTTTAAAAAAATGAATATGCTTAGCTCGAATATAGATTTATTAGTCGGTGGGCAATATCTACCCTACTAAAATCTGAAATTGTCTCGCTCAGTAAATGTCAATCTCAATTAAAATTAAAACTGAAAAAAATCGAACCAGAAAACATAGAAAATGGTGGGTACTGATTTGAAGGACTTGAGCAATGAGTGAGCGTATGTCCACGGGCATTTCAGGCTTGGACGAAGTGCTGTACGGTGGATTAATTCCAGTTCGAGCTTATCTGGTGCGAGGAGGATCGGGCGCGGGCAAGACAACACTTGGACTCAGTTTTTTGGTTGAAGGCGTTGCTAGCGGTGAAAAGCCGCTGTATATAACTTTAGGGGAATCCGCAGAGCAAATTCGCACAAATGCCGAGCGTATAGGTTTTGATACCCAAGGAATTACCTTCCTCGACCTCAGCCCAACATCAGACTTTTTTAGCCAAGTCCAGACTTACGATATTTTCTCGGCGGCGGAAGTCGAACGAGAACCGATGACGCAACAAATTGTAGACCAGGTGCGATCGCTGCAACCGCAGCGGGTGTTTTTAGATGCGATGACTCAATTTCGCTATTTATCTAGCGATACATTTCAGTTCCGCAAACAAGTGTTGTCGTTTTTGCGGTTTTTATTAGAGAAAGGCGTAACGGTACTATTTTCTTCTGAAGATGGCGGCTCCGCACCAGATGACGATCTACAGTTTATGAGCGATGGGGTAATCCATCTGCAACAAAGCTTGGAGGGACGCAGCATTAGCGTCACCAAGTTTCGCGGCTCTGATTTTCGACCTGGCTTGCACTTTATGCGCTTGACTGACAGAGGTATGGAAGTGTTTCCTCGCCTCCAGCCTGAAGTCCATAAACAAGAATTTAAACTAGAGGTTATTCCTTCAGGAGTACCGGACTTAGACGAATTGATGCGTGGTGGGATAGAGCGGGGAACGGTGACGCTGTTCACAGGTCCAAGTGGAGTTGGCAAGACCACCATTGGACTCCAATTTATGAAAGAAGCCGCAGGACGGGGAGAGCGATCGGTTGTTTATATGTTTGAGGAACCAATTGAGGTCATGCTGCATCGTTGCGAAGCTATCAATATTCCAGTTTATGCCATGATGCAGCGACAAACGCTTTCTGTCATTCCGATTGAACCACTCCTCCACAGTCCCGATGAGTTTGCCAATATGGTGCAGCAGGAAGTAGAGCAGCAAAAGGCTCGGATCGTCATGATTGATAGCGTTTCTGGTTATCGAGTTTCCCTGCGCGGTCGGGATGAGGTTTTAGTGACTCACTTGCACGCCCTTTGTAAGTATTTACAAAATATGGGAGTGACGGTGATTTTAGTGAATGAAACCGAAAGCATTACGGGCAACTTTCGGGCAACGGAAATAGGCATCAGCTACATGGCAGATAATATTATTTTTCTGCGTTATTTGGAGATCAAAGGCGAGATCCGCAAGGCAATTGGCGTACTGAAGAAACGGTTGTCTAGTTTTGAAAAAACGCTGCGAGAGCTAGAAATTACTCGTTATGGAATCAAGGTTGGGAAACCTTTAACCCATTTACGCAACATCCTTAGCGGTACTCCCGAATGGATCGATAAAAACGGTGAGCGATAAACAGCCAATTATACTGAGTGTAAATCGCAACCGTCGTAATTCGGAATTGTTAGCTCAGTTTTTAGCGAAACAGGGATATCAAGTTCTTAGCGCGGCAAGTCAGGCAGAAATCGAGTCCGTGTTAGAAAATACCAATAAGATCGAGTTAGTGTTGTTAGATATTTCTGGGTTCGATCGCCAAATTTGGACTGTATGCCAACGGTTACAAGAGAAAGCCATTCCCTTCGTCGCGATCGCAGCACCTCATCAAGCGGGAATGCAGCAGGCGTGTCTGGCTCGCGGCGCACTCGGCTTGCTAGTGAAACCATTGACCGCTCAAAACCTATTACAGTTAATTCGCAATCTGCTACAGCGAGCGTGATGATTTTACGATTAACTATTAATTATTAATTATTAACTATGGGTCGAATTCTACTGCTGCTCGAACACCAAGAAAATCGTCGTCTGTTATCGGAGTGGCTATCACCTCGTTATTCGGTCATTCTACCGAAAGTGGCAGCAAAGGTAACTGAGCCAGCAGATTTAGATTTGCAACCCTTTGACCTATGTATCCTTGATGCTAGAGCATTAGATCGTTTTTGGGAATGGGTACAAGCGAAAAGAACTGCCGAAAAACCAGTCTTTTTACCCTTTTTGCTGGTAACTGCGCGTCAGGATGTAGGATACGCGACTCGGCATTTATGGCAAAGTATCGACGACTTAATTTCCAAACCGATTGAAAAAATAGAGTTACAGGCACGAGTAGAAATTTTACTGCGATCGCGCCAATTTTCACTTCAACTTCAGACCACAAATCAGCAACTTCAGCAACAAATAATTGCCCGTCAGCAAGCCGAGGCGGGAGAAGAACGAGCGATCGCCGCCCAGCACCAAAGTGCAATCCAGTTTCAGCGCTTAATTAACTCTAATTTAATTGGGGCGATCGCTGCCGATATAGAGGGGAACATTACAGATGCCAATGATGCCTTTTTAACAATGGTCGGTTATACCCGCGAAGACTTAGAGCAGGGAAAGATCCGTTGGGATGATATGACTCCAACAGAGTATCGCGATCGCGATCGCGATTCGATCGAGCAGTTAAGAAATACGGGTGTTTGTAATGCTTTTGAGAAAGAGTATATTCGAGCTGATGGCAGTCGGGTTCCGGTGCTAATTGGAGTTACTGTTGTAGAAAACTCTCC from Chroococcidiopsis sp. SAG 2025 harbors:
- a CDS encoding sensor histidine kinase is translated as MGRILLLLEHQENRRLLSEWLSPRYSVILPKVAAKVTEPADLDLQPFDLCILDARALDRFWEWVQAKRTAEKPVFLPFLLVTARQDVGYATRHLWQSIDDLISKPIEKIELQARVEILLRSRQFSLQLQTTNQQLQQQIIARQQAEAGEERAIAAQHQSAIQFQRLINSNLIGAIAADIEGNITDANDAFLTMVGYTREDLEQGKIRWDDMTPTEYRDRDRDSIEQLRNTGVCNAFEKEYIRADGSRVPVLIGVTVVENSPRLNCVAFVLDITQRKQAEAEMRHALEKERELNELKSRFVSMVSHEFRNPLNLISGTAQLLVRSNNKLSEPKKQELLQRQQAAVNRLIELLDDVLTLGRAEVGKLEFNPIELELEAFCRQLVAEMQLTAKEAHAIALVSPGKRFTAKADKKLLQQILTNLLSNAIKYSPQGGFITLELACQENEVIFRVKDEGIGIPPKDLQRLFESFHRASNVGGIPGTGLGLAVVKQAIELHQGAIAVESEEGVGTTFTVTLPMDR
- a CDS encoding two-component system response regulator; amino-acid sequence: MSDKQPIILSVNRNRRNSELLAQFLAKQGYQVLSAASQAEIESVLENTNKIELVLLDISGFDRQIWTVCQRLQEKAIPFVAIAAPHQAGMQQACLARGALGLLVKPLTAQNLLQLIRNLLQRA
- a CDS encoding WD40 repeat domain-containing protein, with the translated sequence MKFPTTSSQLLELQTRTTLEDYVTAIAWSSDGQIVASDAAGGVTLWDGETLFALQANNGTSVDCLTFSHDGQFLATGGQDGRVKIWRWRDRQLIITLENAPAWVDKLAWNPRSNQLAFSLGRYVQVWDANTEEIVVTLNFENSSVLGIDWHPDGQYLAIAGYQGAKVWDATDWDDDPYVIDIPSASLAIAWSIDGKYIASGNMDRTITVLEWGNPHPWVMRGFPGKIRHLAWSNIRTQQDAPLLASASVEGIVVWEKLEDENLGWDSRLLQRHTDVVQAIAFQPGSLLLASAAADGWLCLWQKAKRVAQLIDDATDGLSCLAWHPQGQKLVAGSQTGELLLWSKASRGTGFGRGK
- a CDS encoding ATPase domain-containing protein, which encodes MSERMSTGISGLDEVLYGGLIPVRAYLVRGGSGAGKTTLGLSFLVEGVASGEKPLYITLGESAEQIRTNAERIGFDTQGITFLDLSPTSDFFSQVQTYDIFSAAEVEREPMTQQIVDQVRSLQPQRVFLDAMTQFRYLSSDTFQFRKQVLSFLRFLLEKGVTVLFSSEDGGSAPDDDLQFMSDGVIHLQQSLEGRSISVTKFRGSDFRPGLHFMRLTDRGMEVFPRLQPEVHKQEFKLEVIPSGVPDLDELMRGGIERGTVTLFTGPSGVGKTTIGLQFMKEAAGRGERSVVYMFEEPIEVMLHRCEAINIPVYAMMQRQTLSVIPIEPLLHSPDEFANMVQQEVEQQKARIVMIDSVSGYRVSLRGRDEVLVTHLHALCKYLQNMGVTVILVNETESITGNFRATEIGISYMADNIIFLRYLEIKGEIRKAIGVLKKRLSSFEKTLRELEITRYGIKVGKPLTHLRNILSGTPEWIDKNGER
- a CDS encoding DUF1802 family protein → MLLTTIHALKEWAVAVNAIERGETILLLRKGGIRESGGQFQVDRDEVLLYPTYEHQQPELLKPEYAAQVTPVASGWHPETIRIGSWAKITDIVPVLDETIVNALLPFHVWNEKFIRDRLKWKPRQPVYVLLLRAYKLPRSRQISYCAEYGGCRSWIDLNEVIDLEAATPVLDDVTYEQKVSEIRNAIDYLPRPNPVPREAFDHSNNSPV